From the genome of Triticum aestivum cultivar Chinese Spring chromosome 3B, IWGSC CS RefSeq v2.1, whole genome shotgun sequence, one region includes:
- the LOC123067685 gene encoding heat stress transcription factor C-1a-like: protein MHRSEQWRGQWWRRGGNGRVEMSLPPNLAADRGRARVDLPPCESKGCGRSFAALRKIFNGSAAFAGSVRAGFSAATRILTTEGRSPFVAKTYQLVSDPRTDALVRWGRDNNSFLVTDVAGFSELLLPCFFKHGNFSSFVRQLNSYGFRKVHPDRWEFAHESFLRGQTHLLPRIVRRKKKRGETSCSSLVGGGEQHVMANIGEEVEEGEDDEGREALLEEVRRLRQEQTAIGEQLARMSRRLQATKRLSDRLMPFLARLDEDPNATSLHLLQQAAEKKLQRMKLPSRDFASFPIAPPLHLAPSPLLALGDEAMCGARVGQWAEPMPLKLPTLEEPSTSSGVQQVPEFEGGGRDSGSGTGITDSGTAVEIPFPFCLLGQCFF from the exons ATGCACCGGAGCGAGCAGTGGCGGGGACAATGGTGGCGGAGGGGTGGGAACGGCCGCGTGGagatgtccctcccgccaaatctcgctgCGGATAGGGGTCGAGCTCGGGTCGACCTCCCGCCCTGTGAATCTAAAGGTTGCGGGAGATCTTTTGCCGCGCTCCGCAAAATATTTAACGGGTCGGCCGCGTTCGCGGGGTCTGTTCGGGCGGGATTTTCCGCGGCAACCcgcattttgacg acggagggtcgCTCACCGTTCGTGGCCAAGACGTACCAGCTGGTGAGCGACCCTAGGACGGACGCGCTCGTTAGGTGGGGGAGGGACAACAACAGCTTCCTCGTCACCGACGTCGCCGGCTTCTCGGAGCTCCTCCTCCCATGCTTCTTCAAGCACGGCAACTTCTCCAGCTTCGTCCGCCAGCTCAACTCTTAC GGCTTCCGGAAGGTGCACCCGGACCGATGGGAGTTCGCGCACGAGTCATTCCTTCGCGGCCAGACGCACCTTCTGCCGCGCATCGTGCGCCGCAAGAAGAAGCGCGGCGAGACCTCTTGCTCGTCTCtagtcggcggcggcgagcagcaTGTGATGGCCAATATAGGAGAGgaagtggaggagggagaggacgaCGAGGGGAGGGAGGCGCTGCTCGAGGAGGTTCGGAGGCTGCGGCAGGAGCAAACGGCTATTGGGGAGCAGCTGGCGCGGATGAGCCGGCGACTGCAGGCGACGAAGCGGCTGAGTGACCGGCTCATGCCCTTCCTCGCCCGGCTCGACGAGGATCCCAACGCCACCTCCCTCCACCTGCTCCAACAGGCAGCCGAGAAGAAGCTGCAGCGCATGAAGTTGCCTTCCCGTGATTTTGCTTCCTTTCCCATTGCACCCCCGCTTCACCTGGCGCCTTCACCGCTATTGGCTCTCGGCGACGAAGCCATGTGCGGCGCCAGAGTCGGGCAATGGGCGGAGCCGATGCCACTGAAACTCCCAACCTTGGAGGagccctccacgagctccggggTGCAGCAGGTGCCGGAGTTCGAGGGCGGCGGCAGGGACAGCGGCAGCGGCACGGGCATAACTGACAGTGGGACCGCAGTGGAGATCCCCTTCCCGTTCTGCCTACTTGGCCAGTGTTTCTTCTAA